The Dromaius novaehollandiae isolate bDroNov1 chromosome 4, bDroNov1.hap1, whole genome shotgun sequence genome contains the following window.
TTGTAAACAACTGGGCTTAATGAGTGCAAGGCTCATGCAGGGATGAAAAGTCTCAGAATGACCCCGTGGCCTCGTTACGCTCCAAAACCAGCTAAAGCTGAGGGACCGGCGACGTGACGGTGTGCCGAATCACAGCAGCAGGGAAATGGTGCCtgaacttgggggggggggggggggcagcaccagACCCCTCCGAGGCTCCCTGATAATggggatgttttttttttcttcaatccATGTGATGCTATCCAGAACTGTCTTTCTGACTCACCTCATCCAGCACTATTGCCAGTCTTTAAATGCCTGTATCAGTTTGCCTCCAAAGTTCAGGCAGACAATCACGTTATTGCTGACCCAAAGTGCTCAGAAGTCATGGGGGAGGCCATAAAAGAAAGTGACACAGCAGGAAGCGAAGACTCAGTTTGACTTTCTGCTGCGGGTTAAAAATAACAAGTGCCCAGCTGTGATATCCAGCCACGCGGGATCTGCAAGCCCAAGCCCAGTGTGTAACTACGGCAGTAATCATCCACCCTCTGACTATCAGTATTTTTTACTTAGATAAGTACCAAGCCCACAGCTCCCATCTCTGGGGCTGAGCCAGGAGTTTTTGTTTTCAGCATTGCCACCAAACCCAGTGTTTTTCTGATATTTTGGTCCTCTGCATTCATCTACTGCTATACCAAAGTGCCTCTGTCTCTACCTTCCTCCCCAGtttcaaaacactgaaaagtttTTGCCTAACTCTGATTTCACCTGCGGATGGGGGTAAAATACTGAAGAAGTGATGCCAAGCAGAGCTTGTAACGGGCATAAAGATATAACCTTAGCTCTTGCAGGTGCCACCCGCACAGGGCCCACGAAGATGCGgtgtgaagaaaagaagaaaagcccGATGCTGATGGGGATAGAGGAGAGTGACTCATCTGTATGCTGAGAAATGGGGATGGGTGAATGAATGAACAAGGAAATGAGGGAGGCGGGAACGCAGCCGGTAGGATGGTTTCCAGCAGCGCGGCAGTGCTAGCGAGGTGGCACTTGTTGCCCTGTCCAGCACTGCTTGCCCTCCCGCGGGGAGCGGACGGGGCACTCAGGAAGGGCGGCAGGAACACCAACGCGGGAAAGGCACTGCCACCTCAGTGCCTGCCCTGCAAACCCAGCGCCGCTCGCGACATTGAAACCAATCCAGGGGTCTGGCTTTGTTGCAAGACCTGGCAGCCCAAAACCCAGGTGGCCCCCAGGAGTTTCCACAGCTAATATACGCTTTTCTCCTTCCCAGGCTTCAGCGATGACGTGGCGATGCCATCGCTGAGCGCCAGCCACCCTCCCACTCCATCCACGGGGATTCCTACAAGGACAGATGCCGTGTTTGGGACGGTGGCCTCCCCTGCCATGAGCACGCCGCCGATGTCCAGTGGGGCTACGGAGTGGGAGGGCAGCAGCACTGTCCACACTGCCACGGCTGACAGCACCGGCCCCTCCACGAGCTCCAGCACTGGCTGGGAGCCGTCAGCTGCCAGGAGTGCCCCGGCGTCCTGGCTGGCCAGCGCCGCCACCACCGTGACAGGGGGTGCTGCAGAGGAGCCAATCACAGCTTCCAGCACGACGGCGGCCACCTCGTCCCAGCCTGGCACGCCATCCCCGCCATCACGCACCACTGCCGGCTCCTCTTCGGCGCCGCTTCCCAGCAGCGCCCAGCCGCTCCGGCCCAGCTCCTCCCCGCCAGTTCCAGAGAACACCCCATCCCGTGGGACACCCACCACCGTGGCTGCTTGGCCGGGCCCTGCATCGCCCCAAGTCACTGCCACCGTGGACAAAATCAGCCCCACCACCAGCTTCGCCACACAGGAGGCACCGCGCGCCCTGAGCTCAGGTGAGCAGAGAAGCCCGCTGGCCACCGAAGCCACTGATGCGGCCTTGACCAGATGTGCGTTTGCCTCCCCCTCCCTGGGGCTGCCAACTGTAACAAGGTGgcagaccccccccaaaaaactcccccccaaaaaaccatgTCCGCCCTATCCCTCCACAGGCAGCGTCGTGGCCATAACAGTGACCGTCATCGTGATGGTTGTGCTGGTCTTCGGCGTGGCTGCCTACCTCAAGATCAGGTAAGGCgatgccccggggcagcgcaCGGGCTCATTTCAGTTCTCAGGAGGGCTGTGGACAGATGGGAATTATGTTGGCCTGGTTTAACAGCCGGCCGGCTCCAGAAATCCCTCTGGATCCCTGCTGCAGCCTTCCCCTTGCTGACAGTCATGCACTTGATTGTTTCCTCTGATGAGAACCCAGGGAGGACCCAAATGCTCTGGTGCATTTTTTCCCACccacagtaaaaaaacaaaaacaaaaacaaaactttctcGGGCATCCCGAAAATGGAGCCTGCTGGGGGCAGTGGGTCAGGGCTCTGCCAGCGGGATGACCCCATGCCGTGGCCTTCCCCCTCTCATAGGCACTCCTCCTATGGACGGCTCTTGGATGACCATGACTACGGCTCATGGGGCAACTACAACAACCCTCTCTACGATGACTCCTAGCGGAGGGGCCAGATGGGGCAGAAAGACCCTTGTTCGTGGATGCTTCTCTGACCGGTTGCCTCCCGGCACCGTGCTGCACCTGGCTCCCTCTCCACCATTTCTCCCCTCATTTCCCGATGGATCGTGACCCCATGAGAAGCCCTGGAAATGTGGATGAGGAAGCGCCAAGTTTGGAGCCACACTACCATGCACTCCAGGAGGGAATACCAATCCCCTGTGCTCAGCAGCACTGGGGGACGCAGCTACCAGCTGCTTGGTCCCACTAACATAACTCCTGGCACTGCTAGCTATAAAATCCtccagagaggggggaaaaaaactcacCCTGTCCCTCCTCGCTCTCCTGAACGAGGATTTCCAGGCACTTTCTTGCCTGGGACCTGCCACGTGGACCACGGCCgagaggagcagagctggcaCTGGCACTGGGGCTGGGGTTGGACACCAGCAGAAAGCCCACCTTGCTCGACCTGCCCACAAAGCCCACGGTGGCACAACCGTGCCGGAAAAGTTTCCAGCCATGCCCAGCCCGAAATGGCTTTTGAAAACCACTtgtagcacaaaaaaaaaaaaatccaccaaaacTATAAAGAGAAATATCCCGCACACTTTTTGCTCAGATCGTTCTCCTTCATACCTGGCCGCCATCTAGGTAAAGGTAAAGGTGTTCAGCTGCCAAAGGTGGTTGATTGTGGTGGGGTTTCATTGCTGGGAGGAGAAACAAAATCTGCCCACTCAATTCAGGTGCTGGGAGGCGGCACTACGACCCACACTCACCCCCTGGGGCCCCTCGCTTTTGAGACTGAAGCTGTGCAAAACCCTTGGAGCTCCTTTTCCTCGCAGTTGTTGTACTGTGCTTAAATGCTTGTGGTTTTGGCTGAGAATCACAGGCTTAAAAATTTCTTAAAGCAGCTTTTGCTGTTGGGTTTGCGTTTCCTCTGAAAAAAGATTTGATTCCCAGGAATTGCagcttttaaatgtgaaaaagctATCTGGAAAAGGTTAGCCTGATCTGACAGCATTAAAACCAATTTGTAAAAGGCacggggtggtggtggggggttgTCTCATATGGCCTGGCACCTTGCTGCATGTTCAAACTGAGGCAAAATGTGTTTTGGAGTTAGGGCTTTGCAAGCCGCTTCGCAGGGACACAGCGCTCTTTCCCACGCCACTGAGCTGCTGCCTGACAGCAAATATCGCAGCTAAAAATAGTGCCGTGCTGCGTACTGcctttgggggcgggggggggggggaggaatatATATCTAACGAGGCCAGGTAGCCAAGCGAGTGGACACAGCAAGAAAAAATGGGATCGGGGAGCTGGGAGCCTGAAGCAGATGCAGAGGACAACATGGGACAGCTCCATTTTTCCCATTAATGCACGCATGTGTTATGCAGAAATTTCCTGACTTTTGGTATTCCTGTCACAAAAATGAGAgtgggttggggtggggggagagttatcagtctgagcagctgcagctgcaccaAGATGTTTAATTCCTGTCTTTTCAAGGAATAAATAGCTAGGAGTTATTGCTCCTAATCACGTGTAAAGCCCAGTGCTTTCCCAAGGAGTCTTGGATGACTCCAATTAACTTGGATTTCTCTGTAGGTTTTACAGCTGCTTAAAAAgccctgtaaaaaaaaaaaaaaaaagggagcaaCACAACCACCCCAGCACGTCCCTGCATTAAATGTTGGCATCTCTGTCACAAGGGCCAAGGCACGAGTAAGCCCAAAATAGCACTCGGCAGAcagagggcccccccccccccaattttggGGTGGGAACAGGGTATTTGGCAACTGCAGACAGGGTGATTGCGTGATgcccagcaccccagggagcaGGGCTAGCATCATATCAGTGTTGCCTAAGCAAGGAGGGCTCAAAACACCCTAACTCTGCCCTGCCCGAGGCGAAACCagggcggggggtgggggtgcacatTGCTCTGGCAGGGGTTTGCTAAattaaaaacaagccaaaaaaaatgCTACCGTCCCCTCTGCCAGGATGGGCCCCACAGAGCTAAGCTCAGCTGCAGACGACTGGccagttttatttacaaaaacgACAAAGTGAGATGCTCTGATTTTCCTCAAAGCTTCCCACAcacatccctcctcctccccctgccgcCTTTTGGCTATTTTTTAATCTCAGAGATATTTTATTTATACAAAACTAGCTTGCATAGCTCCATCCATAATGTTGCATGCTCCAGGCCTTTCGGCAGGAATCAGGGCATGGCAGAAGCCCTGCATGTGACAGGAGCGCTCCTTTagcagagaggagcagggaaatGGAACA
Protein-coding sequences here:
- the PARM1 gene encoding prostate androgen-regulated mucin-like protein 1, with product MGCRRLLLLALLLLPAGFSDDVAMPSLSASHPPTPSTGIPTRTDAVFGTVASPAMSTPPMSSGATEWEGSSTVHTATADSTGPSTSSSTGWEPSAARSAPASWLASAATTVTGGAAEEPITASSTTAATSSQPGTPSPPSRTTAGSSSAPLPSSAQPLRPSSSPPVPENTPSRGTPTTVAAWPGPASPQVTATVDKISPTTSFATQEAPRALSSGSVVAITVTVIVMVVLVFGVAAYLKIRHSSYGRLLDDHDYGSWGNYNNPLYDDS